The nucleotide window CACGACGGTCCCGCAGTCGCCCGATGAACAGGAGCCGTACGGCGCCTACGCGCTCAGGGCCCGCTTGCTGCGGAGCAGCCCCGCCAGGGCCGCGGCGAACTCCACCGGCTCCACCGGCAGGGTCACGGCCGCCTCGGCCCGGCTCCAGGTGGCCAGCCACGCGTCCTGCGGCCGCCCGATCAGCAGCAGCACCGGTGGGCAGTCGAAGATCTCGTCCTTGATCTGCCGGCAGATCCCCATCCCGCCCGCGGGAACCGCCTCACCGTCCAGCACGCACACGTCGATGCCGCCGCGATCGAGTTCCTTGATCACCGCGGCAGGGGTGGCGCACTCGACGAACTCCACCTGGGGAACGTCGGTCGCGGGCCTGCGCCCCGTGGCGAGCCGCACCTGTTCGCGGGTGTTGGAGTCGTCGCTGTAGACCAGCACCGTTGCGGTCGGCTGCATTCTTCCTCCGGGACGTCAGCGTCGTAGAGACAGATACGGACAGGGTCCGATGCGCGGATGCTACTCCTTCGATCACAGGCCCAACACCGGTTCGGACAGGGCTTCGATGGGCCATATGGGCTGGACACACCCCACACGCACCCCGAACGGCACCCCCCGGGGTGAGGGCGGGATAAGCGACCGACATAATGTCGGTCGTGGCGACAGCAACGACAGTAGATACCGGGCACGCGCACCCGTCGGTCAATCGACCGAACCTCACCAGCGTCGGAACCATCATCTGGCTGAGTTCCGAGCTGATGTTCTTCGCGGCCCTCTTCGCGATGTACTTCACCATCCGATCGGTGACCGGTCCCGACCACTGGAAGGAAATGGCATCCGCCCTGAACTTCCCGTTCTCGGCGACCAACACCACGATCCTGGTGCTCTCCTCCCTGACCTGTCAGCTCGGCGTGTTCGCGGCCGAGCGCGGGGACGTGAAGAAGCTCCGGATGTGGTTCATCGTCACCTTCGTGATGGGTGCGATCTTCATCGGCGGCCAGGTGTACGAGTACACCGAGCTGGTCAAGCACGAGGGCCTGTCGCTCTCGTCGGACCCGTACGGCTCGGTGTTCTACCTGACCACCGGCTTCCACGGCCTGCACGTGACGGGTGGCCTCATCGCCTTCCTGCTGGTCCTCGGGCGCACCTACGCCGCCCGCAGGTTCACGCACGAGCAGGCGACCGCCGCAATCGTCGTGTCCTACTACTGGCACTTCGTCGATGTCGTCTGGATCGGCCTCTTCGCCACGATCTACATGATCAAGTAGCCGGGCCCGTTCCCGCGCACATTCCAGAAGCATCGACGCAGAAGATCCTGACACCGGGGTAATCCGTGAAAAAGCTCTCCGCACGACGACGCCATCCGCTGGCGGCGGTCGTCGTCCTACTCCTCGCGCTGGCGGCCACCGGGGGGCTGTACACCGCGTTCGCGCCTGCGGACAAGGCACAGGCCGAATCCTCCGCCCAGGTCCCTCGCCATCGACGAGGGCAAGAAGCTCTACGCCGTCGGCTGCGCCAGCTGCCACGGCACCGGCGGTCAGGGCACCACCGACGGCCCGAGCCTGGTGGGCGTGGGTGCCGCAGCCGTCGACTTCCAGGTCGGCACCGGCCGGATGCCGGCCCAGCAGCCCGGCGCGCAGGTTCCGGACAAGAAGAACATCTACTCGCAGGCCGAGATCGACCAGCTCGCGGCGTTCGTCGCCTCGCTGGGTGCCGGTCCCAGTGTGCCGACCGAGGAGCAGTACGACCCCAAGGGCGCGGACATCGCCGAGGGCGGCGAGCTCTTCCGCACCAACTGCGCCCAGTGCCACAACTTCACCGGCAAGGGCGGCGCGCTGACCGAGGGCAAGTACGCCCCGTCGCTGGAGGATGTCGACCCGAAGTACATCTACGAGGCCATGCTGCACGGCCCGCAGAACATGCCGTCCTTCCCCGACACCACGCTGACGGAGAAGAACAAGAAGGACATCATCGCGTACCTCGACGCGGTCAACAGCGACGATTCGGAGAGCCCCGGCGGTATGGAGCTGGGCGGCCTCGGGCCGGTCAGTGAAGGCCTCTTCGGCTGGATCTTCGGTCTCGGCGGACTGATCGCCGTCGCCGTGTGGGTCGCCGCCCGGACCGCAAAGGCCAAGAAGTCATGAGTAGCCAACAGACCCCAGACGAGAACCTGCCCGCCGAGCGGGCCGCCGACGGCCACGCGCACGGCGACGTGAGCGTGCCGGACCCGAAGCACCCCTTCGCGGACCCCGGCCTGCCGCCGCACCAGCACCGCATCCAGGACATCGACGAGCGGGCCGCCAAGCGGTCCGAGCGCACGGTCGCCCTGCTGTTCACGCTCTCGATGCTGGCCACGGTCGGCTTCATCGCGTCCTTCGTGACGATCCCGGCCGACCGGATCGTCTACATCTTCCCGCTCGGCCACATCAGCGGTCTGAACTTCGCCCTGGGCATGACGCTCGGCCTGGCGCTGTTCTGCATCGGCGCGGGCGCGGTCCACTGGGCCCGCACCCTGATGTCCGACGTGGAGGTCGCCGACGAGCGCCACCCGATCGCGGCGGAGCCCGAGGTCAAGGCCAAGGTGCTGGCCGACTTCAAGCAGGGCGCCAAGGAGTCGGCGCTCGGCCGCCGCAAGCTCATCCGCAACACGATGTTCGGCGCGCTGACCCTGTTCCCGCTCTCGGGCATCGTCCTGCTGCGCGACCTCGGTCCGCTGCCGGAGGACAAGCTGCGGCACACCCTGTGGTCCAGGGGCAAGCTGCTCGTCAACATGAACACCGACGAGCCGCTGCGTCCCTCCGACGTCGCCGTGGGTTCGCTCACCTTCGCCAAGCCCGAGGGCCTGGAGGAGGAGGACCACGAGTTCCAGACCGAGATCGCCAAGGCGGCCCTGATGATCGTCCGGCTGCAGCCGGAGAACATCAAGGACAAGCGCGAGCTCGAGTGGTCGCACGAGGGCATCGTGGCGTACTCGAAGATCTGCACCCACGTCGGTTGCCCGATCTCCCTGTACGAGCAGCAGACGCACCACGTTCTCTGCCCGTGCCACCAGTCCACCTTCGACCTCTCCGACGGTGCCCGAGTGATCTTCGGCCCGGCCGGTCACCCCCTGCCGCAGCTGCGCATCGGTGTGAACGACGAGGGTTACCTCGAGGCGCTCGGCGACTTCGATGAGCCCGTCGGTCCTGCATTCTGGGAGCGCGGATGAGCACTACGACCACCTCCGACTCGCGCTCGCGCGAGAAGGCGCCGGCCGGCGAGCGGGTCGCCGACTGGGCCGACGGCCGGCTGGGGATCTACTCCCTGGCCAAGGCCAACATGCGCAAGATCTTCCCGGACCACTGGTCCTTCATGCTGGGCGAGATCTGCCTCTACAGCTTCCTGATCATCATCCTCACGGGTGTGTACCTGACGCTGTTCTTCCACCCCTCGATGAACGAGATCGAGTACCACGGAAGCTACGTCCCGCTCCAGGGGCAGCTGATGTCGGAGGCCTTCGCCTCCACGCTGGACATCAGCTTCGACGTCCGCGGTGGTCTGCTCATCCGGCAGATCCACCACTGGGCGGCGATCGTCTTCCTGGCCGGCATGTTCGTGCACATGATGCGCGTGTTCTTCACCGGCGCGTTCCGCAAGCCGCGTGAGATCAACTGGCTGTTCGGCTTCCTGCTGTTCGTCCTGGGCATGTTCACCGGGTTCACCGGCTACTCGCTCCCGGACGACCTGCTCTCCGGCACCGGTGTCCGCTTCACCCAGGGCGCCATCCTGTCGATGCCGATCGTCGGCACGTACATCTCGATGTTCCTGTTCGGCGGGGAGTTCCCGGGCGGCGACTTCGTCGCGCGGTTCTACTCGATCCACATCCTGCTGCTGCCCGGCATCATGCTGGGGCTCGTGGTCGGCCACCTGATCCTGGTCTTCTACCACAAGCACACCCAGTTCGCGGGTCCCGGGAAGACGAACAAGAACGTCGTCGGCATGCCGCTGCTGCCGGTCTACATGGCCAAGGCCGGAGGCTTCTTCTTCCTGGTCTTCGGGTTCATCGCCATGATGGCCGCGGTCGCGACCATCAACCCGATCTGGGTGCTGGGGCCGTACCGGCCGGACCAGGTGTCCACGGGCGCCCAGCCCGACTGGTACATGGGCTTCGCCGAGGGCCTGATCCGGGCGATGCCCGGCTGGGAGATCAACCTCTGGGGCCACACCCTGGTCCTCGGTGTACTCATCCCGCTGGTGGTCTTCGGCCTCTTCCTGGCGATCATCGCGCTCTACCCGTTCATCGAGTCCTGGGTCACCGGGGACAAGCGCGAGCACCACATCCTGGACCGCCCGCGCAACGCCCCGACCCGTACGGCCTTCGGTGTCGCCTGGGTCACCGCGTACGTGATCATGCTGATCGGCGGTGGCAACGACATCGTCGCCACGCACTTCCACCTGTCGATCAACTCGGTCACCTGGTTCGTCCGGATCGGGTTCTTCGCCGGACCGGTGCTCGCGTTCATCGCCACCAAGCGGATCTGCCTCGGCCTGCAGCGCCGGGACCGGGACAAGGTGCTGCACGGCCGCGAGTCGGGCATCATCAAGCGCCTGCCGCACGGTGAGTTCGTCGAGGTGCACGAGCCGCTCAGCCAGGAGGCCATGCACACCCTCACGGCGCACGAGCAGTACAAGCCGGCCGAGATCGGTGCCCCGGTCGACGAGAACGGCGTCGAGCGCAAGGTGAAGGGCCCGCAGAAGCTCCGGGCCAAGCTGAGCAACGCCTACTACGGCGAGGACAGCCAGATCCCGAAGCCCACCGCCGAGGAGTACAAGGAGATCACGAGCGGCCACGGCCACCACTGATCCCCGACCTGTCCGCCACGGCAGGAGCCCCGTCCATTGCATGGACGGGGCTCTTTGCCGTCCCGGAGGCTGGATAGGGTGGACCCACGTCCACGCAACGAACCCAGGAGCGGCAGATGAGCGCTGTGACCCCCGCCGGAGGCGACTTCGCGGCGGGCCGTTCCTGGCCCGCCCTCCTGAACGGCCTGCTGGACGGGCGCGACCTGAGCGCCGACGACACGGCCTGGGCGATGGACCTGATCATGCGGGGCGAGGCGACCGACGCCCAGATCGCCGGGTTCGCGGTGGCCCTGCGGGCCAAGGGCGAGACCGTCGACGAGATCTCCGGCATGGTCCGCGCGATGTACGCGCACGCCAACGTGATCGAGGTGCCGGGGGAGACCGTCGACATCGTCGGCACGGGCGGGGACGGGGCGAAGACCGTCAACATCTCCACGATGTCGGCCGTCGTCATCGCCGGTACGGGCGCCAAGGTCGTCAAGCACGGCAACCGCGCCGCCTCCTCCGCGTCCGGCGCCTCGGACGTGCTGGAGAAGCTCGGCGTGAACCTGGAGCTGACACCGCGGCGGGTGGCCGAGGTGGCCGAGGAGGCCGGGATCACCTTCTGCTTCGCGGTGAAGTTCCACCCGGCGCTGCGCCATGTGGCGGCGGCGCGGGGACAGCTCGGCATCCGGACGACCTTCAACTTCCTCGGCCCGCTGACCAATCCGGCACGGGTGAAGGCGCAGGCGGTCGGGGTCGCGCACGCGCCCATGGCGCCGATCGTGGCCGGGGTCCTGGCCGAGCGCGGCAACTCCTCGCTGGTCTTCCGCGGCGACGACGGGCTCGACGAGCTGACCACCACGGCCACCTCCCGGGTGTGGGTCGTCCGGGACGGGAAGGTGCGCGAGGAGGCCTTCGACCCGCGGGACGTGGGGATCGAGCTGGTCCCGGTGGAGGCGCTGCGGGGGGCCGACGCCTCGTACAACGCGGAGGTCGCGCGGCGGCTGCTGGGCGGGGAGCAGGGGCCCGTGCGGGACGCCGTCCTGCTGAACTCCGCGGCGGCGCTGGTGGCCCTGTCGCCCGGTTCCGCTCCGCTCGCGGACCAGATCCGGGCGGGGATGGCTCGCGCCGCGGAGGCCATCGACTCGGGGGCCGCCTCGAAGGTGCTGGAGCGGTGGGTGGCCGCGTCCCACTCGTAGTACGTCGGCTGCCGGCCCGTCGTGGCTGGTCGCGCAGTTCCCTGCGTCCCTGGATATCCAGGGACGCAGGGAACTGCGCGGGTGCCCCCACCGGCCCGCACCCGGCCGTCGTCCTCGTCCCGTATCGCGGACAGCGGGTTGCGTCGCGGTGATCGTATGGCAAGATGCTGGCAGGTCATGAGTGACAGTCATGAGGCCCCGGCCGACTGTCCGGCAACCCTCCGTCCGTGGCGGGGTGCCCCGGGTGAGGACCAGGTCGTAGGCAGTGAGGTCTACGGCAAGCGCGGACCCCTCGCCGCTCGCTGGAGCGGGGACACCAGGGGTCCTGGTCGTTCGAGGGAGCCTTACATGAGCAAGCGAATGCGATAGGGCGCCGAGCCCCACCTCCGCGTATCCCCTTCCCCGTTCACCTTCCCTGTGCCGAGCCCCGTCCGCCGGCCCAGTGACTCCGCCTGCCCCACAGGAGCCCGCCATGTCTGTCTCCACCGCTGCCGCCGACCGGACCGCCCCCTGCGCCACCGGCACCTCCGCGCCCCTGCCCGTCCTCGGCCGCGACGTCACCGTCCCGCTCGTGACCGGCGGCGAGGTCACCTACGCCGCCCTCGACTACGCCGCCAGCGCCCCCGCCCTCCAGCGCGTGTGGGACGACGTGGCCGCGTACGCCCCGTACTACGGCAGCGTGCACCGCGGGGCCGGATACCTCTCCCAGCTCTCCACGGACCTCTTCGAGAACGCCCGCAGGACCGTGGGCGAGTTCCTCGACTGCCGCGGCGACGACGAGGTCGTCTTCACCCGGTCCACCACCGACTCGCTGAACCTCCTCGCCGCCGCCCTGCCCGCCGACTGCCGGGTCTTCGTCTTCGAGACCGAGCACCACGCCTCGCTGCTGCCGTGGCGCGACGCCCGCGTCACCTACCTCGACGCCCCGCGCACCCCGGGCGAGGCCGTCGCCACGCTGGAGCGGGCCCTCGCCGACCGCGACCCGCGGGGCCCGGCCCTCGTGTGCGTCACGGGCGCCTCGAACGTCACCGGCGAGCTGTGGCCCGTACGGGAACTGGCCGCCGCCGCCCACGCGCACGGCGCCCGGATCGTGCTCGACGCCGCCCAGCTCGCCCCGCACCACCCCGTCTCCGTACGGGACCTGGACGTGGACTGGGTCGCGTTCTCCGGGCACAAGCTGTACGCGCCGTTCGGCGCGGGCGTGCTCGCGGGACGCTTCGACTGGCTGCGCGAGGCCGACCCGTACCTCGCCGGCGGGGGCGCTTCGCGGAAGGTGTCGCGGCGTACGGACGGCGGTGTCGACGTGGAGTGGCACGAGAGCGCCACCCGCCACGAGGCCGGCTCGCCCAATGTCATCGGCGCCTACTCCATCGCCTCCGCGTGCAGGGCCCTCACCGAGGCCGGTTTCGACACGCTGGTCGCCCGCGAGCAGCACCTCGTGGACACCGTCCGCCGGGGCCTCGCCGAGGTGCCCGAGGTCCGCGTGCTCTCGCTCTTCGGTGACGACGCCCCGCGCGTCGGTGTGATCTCCTTCGTCGTCGAGGGCTGGAACAGCTCGCACTTCGCCGCCGCGCTCTCCGCCGAGTACGGCATCGGCGTCCGCGACGGCCTCTTCTGCGCCCACCCGCTCGTCCGTACGCTCCTGGGCAGCGACCCGCAGGCGCAGGGCGAGTGCGGTGCCCCCGAGGCCGCGCCCGGCGAGAAGTCGCTGAACGCCATCCGCGTCAGCTTCGGCGCCGGCACCCCCGACGAGCACGTGGACCGCTTCCTGCGGGCGGTGCGGGAACTCGTCGAGGACGGTGCCCGCTGGAACTACCGCACCGAGGACGGCCGCTGCGTCCCGGCCACGGCCACCGGTTCGCCCGCCTGAGCGGAGACCGCCTTCAGAAGGCGCGCATACCGGTTGGGCGGCCTTCGAGGGGGCCGGCTTTCCGGGAGCGCGGATACCGGTTGAGCTGTCTTCGCTGAGCCGGCTCTTCGGGGGGCATACAGGTTGGGCTGACTTCGGCCGGGCCGTTTTTCAGGGGCGCGGGGAACTGCGCGACCAGCCCCCACCGGGGCCGCCCCCGACACACGACCAGACAGCCCTGCCCCCCGCCCCCCGGGGGGCCTAGTTGTCGCCCCCGATGGCGAACGCGGCCTCCAGGTCGTGCTGCGAGTACGTGCGGAACGCCACGTGCGTGTCCGTGCCCTCGACCCCCGGGATCTTGCTGATCATGCCGGGGATGACGTCGGCCAGGTCGTCATGGGCCCGCACCCGGACCATGGCGATCAGGTCGTACGTGCCGGTCACGGAGAAGACCTCGCTGACGCTGTCCAGCGCCGCGATCGACTCGGCGATCTCGGGAATCCGGTCCACGCTGGTCTTGATGAGCACGATCGCGGTGATCACGGCTGGTTTTCTCCCTCGGTGGCCGTCGCTGGGGATTTCACTCTAGCCGGACGCCCGTACCGCACCCACGCGTAGAGGAACCCGGCGGAGAAGCCCAGCAGGTGCGCCAGATAGGCGACCCCGGGCCCCTGGGTCGCGCGCCCCGCGGCCAGCCACTGCAGGGACACCCAGAACGGCAGCACCACCCAGGCGGGGAACCGCAGCGGCAGGAAGAAGAGGAACGGGAAGAGACTGGTCACCCGGGCTTTGGGGAACAGGTACAGGAACGCGCCGAGGACCGCGGAGATCGCCCCCGAGGCGCCGACGAGGGTCTGCGCCGAGCCGGCGTGGGCGCCCGCGTAGCCCAGCAGGGCGAGGTAGCCGCAGCCCAGGTAGAAGAGAGCGAACCGGAAGCGGCCCATCCGCTCCTCGGTCATCGCTCCGAAGACGTAGAGGAAGAGCATGTTCCCCAGCAGATGCAGCCAGCTGCCGTGCACGAAGAGCGCGGTGGCCGGGGTGCCGAGGGCCCGCGGTCTCCCCTGGAACAGCTCGACGGGCACCACCCCCCACCGCTCGAAATAGGCCCGCTGCGCGGAGAGCAGCTCGTCGCCGGTGCCGTACGCGGGACCGAGCCCCGAGGCCGGACCGATCACGAAGACCAGACAGCACACGGCGATCAGCCCGTGGGTCACCGGAGCGGACTGACCCCGCAGGGCTCCGACCGTCCTGACCGTCCCGGCCGCCCTGCCGGTGGACCTGCCCCAGTTGCCGAACATGAGCAGAGCATGACGTAACGGGACCGAACCGCGCAGAGCGCCTCGCCGCTTTCGGTGGACGGGCGTCGAGTACCCGCCAGGCCGTAGGGTTACGAGCCATACGCTCCAGGGAAACTGGTGCGACACGCAGACTTACGGAAAGAGAGCGACTGCCACGATGACGGTTCCCCTCCCGACCGCCGAGACCCGGTGGCGCTGCACGCTCTGCGGCAACCTCACGCGCTTCGACGTGACGCGTTCGTCGAAGGTCGTCGAGTACGTGCACCTGGATCTGGCCGGGGAGCCCAGCGTCGAGGAGCGGGACGTGGTCAGTGAGACCATCGAGTCCGTGCGCTGCCGCTGGTGCAACGCGGTGGATCAGGTGGAACTGGTGGACAGGCCGGGCGCCCGCTCCTGACGGGAGCGGGCCCCGCACGGACGATGGGGTGAAGGATGGTGGAGACCGCAGGCGAGGAGCCGGAGGACGGCGACGCCGAGGTGCTCGACCGTCCGCTGCCCGACGGCGTGCGCCGCAGGGTCGTGCAGATCGTCTCGGACGGCTTCGGCGGCCTGACCGTGTCCGAACTGCCCACCCAGCTGCGGCAGTACGCCCGGTTCGCCCCCAACCGCCGTGCCAAGTTCGCCGGTACCGCGATGGCGGCGGCGATGGAGACCGACCCGCTCTTCAGGCAGCGCATCGCCGAGAAACTCAGGGACGCGCAGCCCGAACTGGCCGGCGCCCTCGACTCCGGTGCGCCGCCCCCGGCCGCGGATCCGCTGGACGTGGCGGCCGTGGCCTACGTGCTGCGGCCCCCGGGCTGGGTGAAACTGGTGACCGCCGCGGGCGAGGAGGCCCTGCGGGCGGACGCCGAGCGGGCCGACGAGGAGAGCCGCGCCGAGCTGGAACGGCTGCGCGAGGAGCTCGCCGAGGCCCGTGGCCAGACCCGTACCGAGACGGAACGGCTGCGCACCGAACTGGACGCGGCGAAGAAGGAAGCGGAATCGCTTCACCGCAAGCTGCGCGGGGCCCTCAGCGACGTCAAGCGCGGCGAGGCGGCCCTGCGCAAGCTGCGCGCCGAGATGGAGTCCGCGCGCGGTGAGGGGCAGGCCCAGCTGTCGGCCGCCGAGAGCGAGAGCCGGCGGCTGAAGCAGCGGCTCACCGAGGTCGAGGCATCCCTGGAGGCCACCCGCCGCGCGGCCCGCGAGGGGCGCAGCGTCGAGGACATGCGCGTACGGCTGCTCCTGGACACCGTGCTCGACGCGGCGCAGGGGCTGCGGCGCGAACTGGCCCTGCCGCCGGTGTCGGTGCGGCCCGCGGAGACCGTGGACGCGGTGGAGCCGGGGCGCATGACACCGAAGGACATCGCGGCCCGGGCGCTGTCCGACAGCGACCCCGCCGTCCTCGACCAGTTGCTGGCGCTGCCGCAGGCGCACCTGGTCGTCGACGGCTACAACGTCACCAAGACCGGCTATCCGCAGATGCCGCTGGAGAAGCAGCGGCTGCGCCTCCTCGGCCAGCTCTCGCAGCTCGCCGCGCAGACCGGCGCCGAAGTCACCTGTGTCTTCGACGGGGCCGAGCTGGCCGCGCCGGTACTGCTCGCGCCGCCGCGCGGGGTGCGGGTGCTGTTCTCCAAGCCGGGCGTCACCGCGGACGAGTTGATCCGCCAGCTGGTGCGCGCGGAACCGCCGGGGCGGCCCGTCATCGTCGTCTCCACCGACCGGGAGGTGGCCGACGGCGTGGCGGCCGCGGGTGCCCGTCCGGTGGCCTCCGCGGTGCTGCTCAAGCGCCTCTCGCGGGGTTGAGATCCGCCCTGGGCGGGCAGTTCCATGACGTCGGTGAACCCATGGCGCCGTTCTGCCCCGTACGTCACATAGATGACGTACGCACCAAGAGCAACACATGGTCGTCTTGCCCCAATTGGCGAAACCTTTACGCAACGTAGCGTCAATCGAACGTTACTGCACGTGAGTTGAGTGCAAAGAATGCGACCGGTGACCGAGATTTTTCCTGAGAGGATTTGAACTGATCACAGGGTCATCACTAGGGTCAGGCCTCGAACCTCCGCTCGGGTGATCACTCATCGGGAGTGACGGCGGAGGGGCACCGCACACCGGCGTCTTCGGTGGGCGGCTGAGGTAATGAAGGAGCTCGCCTCCGTGGCGTCCCACCGTCGACCGAAGCAGCCGAGCCGCACCCGCGTGACCGTGCTCACCACCGTTGCCACCGCGGCCGTCGCCCTCAGCGCGCAGGCGGCCAACGCCGCGCCCAGCGAGAAGCCCGGCAAGGACGAGGTCAAGGCGAAGGTCGACAAGCTCTACGAAGAGGTCGAGCGCGC belongs to Streptomyces sp. V3I8 and includes:
- a CDS encoding aminotransferase class V-fold PLP-dependent enzyme — its product is MSVSTAAADRTAPCATGTSAPLPVLGRDVTVPLVTGGEVTYAALDYAASAPALQRVWDDVAAYAPYYGSVHRGAGYLSQLSTDLFENARRTVGEFLDCRGDDEVVFTRSTTDSLNLLAAALPADCRVFVFETEHHASLLPWRDARVTYLDAPRTPGEAVATLERALADRDPRGPALVCVTGASNVTGELWPVRELAAAAHAHGARIVLDAAQLAPHHPVSVRDLDVDWVAFSGHKLYAPFGAGVLAGRFDWLREADPYLAGGGASRKVSRRTDGGVDVEWHESATRHEAGSPNVIGAYSIASACRALTEAGFDTLVAREQHLVDTVRRGLAEVPEVRVLSLFGDDAPRVGVISFVVEGWNSSHFAAALSAEYGIGVRDGLFCAHPLVRTLLGSDPQAQGECGAPEAAPGEKSLNAIRVSFGAGTPDEHVDRFLRAVRELVEDGARWNYRTEDGRCVPATATGSPA
- a CDS encoding heme-copper oxidase subunit III: MSVVATATTVDTGHAHPSVNRPNLTSVGTIIWLSSELMFFAALFAMYFTIRSVTGPDHWKEMASALNFPFSATNTTILVLSSLTCQLGVFAAERGDVKKLRMWFIVTFVMGAIFIGGQVYEYTELVKHEGLSLSSDPYGSVFYLTTGFHGLHVTGGLIAFLLVLGRTYAARRFTHEQATAAIVVSYYWHFVDVVWIGLFATIYMIK
- a CDS encoding ubiquinol-cytochrome c reductase iron-sulfur subunit encodes the protein MSSQQTPDENLPAERAADGHAHGDVSVPDPKHPFADPGLPPHQHRIQDIDERAAKRSERTVALLFTLSMLATVGFIASFVTIPADRIVYIFPLGHISGLNFALGMTLGLALFCIGAGAVHWARTLMSDVEVADERHPIAAEPEVKAKVLADFKQGAKESALGRRKLIRNTMFGALTLFPLSGIVLLRDLGPLPEDKLRHTLWSRGKLLVNMNTDEPLRPSDVAVGSLTFAKPEGLEEEDHEFQTEIAKAALMIVRLQPENIKDKRELEWSHEGIVAYSKICTHVGCPISLYEQQTHHVLCPCHQSTFDLSDGARVIFGPAGHPLPQLRIGVNDEGYLEALGDFDEPVGPAFWERG
- a CDS encoding rhomboid family intramembrane serine protease; this translates as MFGNWGRSTGRAAGTVRTVGALRGQSAPVTHGLIAVCCLVFVIGPASGLGPAYGTGDELLSAQRAYFERWGVVPVELFQGRPRALGTPATALFVHGSWLHLLGNMLFLYVFGAMTEERMGRFRFALFYLGCGYLALLGYAGAHAGSAQTLVGASGAISAVLGAFLYLFPKARVTSLFPFLFFLPLRFPAWVVLPFWVSLQWLAAGRATQGPGVAYLAHLLGFSAGFLYAWVRYGRPARVKSPATATEGENQP
- a CDS encoding Lrp/AsnC family transcriptional regulator, giving the protein MITAIVLIKTSVDRIPEIAESIAALDSVSEVFSVTGTYDLIAMVRVRAHDDLADVIPGMISKIPGVEGTDTHVAFRTYSQHDLEAAFAIGGDN
- a CDS encoding cytochrome bc complex cytochrome b subunit, translating into MSTTTTSDSRSREKAPAGERVADWADGRLGIYSLAKANMRKIFPDHWSFMLGEICLYSFLIIILTGVYLTLFFHPSMNEIEYHGSYVPLQGQLMSEAFASTLDISFDVRGGLLIRQIHHWAAIVFLAGMFVHMMRVFFTGAFRKPREINWLFGFLLFVLGMFTGFTGYSLPDDLLSGTGVRFTQGAILSMPIVGTYISMFLFGGEFPGGDFVARFYSIHILLLPGIMLGLVVGHLILVFYHKHTQFAGPGKTNKNVVGMPLLPVYMAKAGGFFFLVFGFIAMMAAVATINPIWVLGPYRPDQVSTGAQPDWYMGFAEGLIRAMPGWEINLWGHTLVLGVLIPLVVFGLFLAIIALYPFIESWVTGDKREHHILDRPRNAPTRTAFGVAWVTAYVIMLIGGGNDIVATHFHLSINSVTWFVRIGFFAGPVLAFIATKRICLGLQRRDRDKVLHGRESGIIKRLPHGEFVEVHEPLSQEAMHTLTAHEQYKPAEIGAPVDENGVERKVKGPQKLRAKLSNAYYGEDSQIPKPTAEEYKEITSGHGHH
- the trpD gene encoding anthranilate phosphoribosyltransferase, with translation MSAVTPAGGDFAAGRSWPALLNGLLDGRDLSADDTAWAMDLIMRGEATDAQIAGFAVALRAKGETVDEISGMVRAMYAHANVIEVPGETVDIVGTGGDGAKTVNISTMSAVVIAGTGAKVVKHGNRAASSASGASDVLEKLGVNLELTPRRVAEVAEEAGITFCFAVKFHPALRHVAAARGQLGIRTTFNFLGPLTNPARVKAQAVGVAHAPMAPIVAGVLAERGNSSLVFRGDDGLDELTTTATSRVWVVRDGKVREEAFDPRDVGIELVPVEALRGADASYNAEVARRLLGGEQGPVRDAVLLNSAAALVALSPGSAPLADQIRAGMARAAEAIDSGAASKVLERWVAASHS
- a CDS encoding NYN domain-containing protein, whose translation is MVETAGEEPEDGDAEVLDRPLPDGVRRRVVQIVSDGFGGLTVSELPTQLRQYARFAPNRRAKFAGTAMAAAMETDPLFRQRIAEKLRDAQPELAGALDSGAPPPAADPLDVAAVAYVLRPPGWVKLVTAAGEEALRADAERADEESRAELERLREELAEARGQTRTETERLRTELDAAKKEAESLHRKLRGALSDVKRGEAALRKLRAEMESARGEGQAQLSAAESESRRLKQRLTEVEASLEATRRAAREGRSVEDMRVRLLLDTVLDAAQGLRRELALPPVSVRPAETVDAVEPGRMTPKDIAARALSDSDPAVLDQLLALPQAHLVVDGYNVTKTGYPQMPLEKQRLRLLGQLSQLAAQTGAEVTCVFDGAELAAPVLLAPPRGVRVLFSKPGVTADELIRQLVRAEPPGRPVIVVSTDREVADGVAAAGARPVASAVLLKRLSRG